The Henningerozyma blattae CBS 6284 chromosome 7, complete genome region TCACCTTGGAACACAAGGAAGTTTTTAGCTTTAATTAAGATATTTTCCTTTGCTAGCCAAtctgaataatttttaaaggaGGTCGTTTTACCattaattttgtaaatgGTTTCACCTGAAAGATTTACTATTCTCATTAATTCAGTAATTTCACTCGCATCTGTAACTTTATAGAAGGCCTTAACGTAAGCCGATGTGGGGTCATCATTTGATGATTGAGAATCACGAACACTTCTATGGATGAGATCTTTCATTCCACTAGATCTTAGGTCATTCGACCTTACCCCTAGGACAAAAGAGATGGCGTCCATCATGTTTGATTTACCTGAACCATTGGGACCGATGATACTTGTGAAGTTAGAATCTCCAAACCCAATTTTGACGGTTCCTTTGtaagatttaaaattggaCAATTCCAATCCAACAAGGCGTCCCATAATTTACTTTTGATTATgcttttataattttgatgaaGAGTATGGGGATTGAAGGGTTGTAATTGTGGCctgttttttattaaaaatatcgCATCTATTGCAAATCATGAATGGCAAGATGGGTTTATGCGAGAGATGACGCGTATATAAGATGACGCGTATGCGAGACGACGACGCGTTAGTTTAAAAGAGTGGGAAAAACTTTAACACATTCGAGAATGtagattttaaatttcttttttagcATACTAAACAAGagttataaaaaaaaaaaaaagctaAGGCTAGatattcaagaaaatgACCAGTGAAGTACCACAAGTTCCATATGGATGGAAGGCAGTTTACGATGATAAGTACAAGAGATATTTCTACGTTGATTTAAAGACTAAAGCATCACAATGGGAGGCACCAAGAGGAACTAAATGGACTAGAGAAGAGGCTCCACCACCTTCATATACACAGACAGAGTCTCAACCACAACGTATGCCACAACGTACTCCTCAAAGGATGCCTCAAGGCATACCTCAAGGCATGCAACAATCTGCATACCAACAACCTGCATACCAACAACCTATGTACCAACAACCTATGTACCAACAACCTATGTACCAACAACCTATGTACCAACAGCCCATGTATCAGCAGCCTATGTATCAACAACCAGTCTACCAACAACCAATGTACCAGCAACCTGCATACCAACAACCTATGTATCAACAACCCATGCAAGGACAAATGAAATCTGGTAAGAAAAGCAATGGTATGATGACAGGGTTATTAGGGGCAGGTGCCGGTTTGTTGGCCGGTTCTATGTTAGCACATCACGAAGATCGTGAAGAGGTTGAAGCATATGAGGAGGGTAGATTTGATGGTGCTAATTATGATGGCGGTGATTTTGATGGTGGTGATTTTGGTGGTGATGACTTCGGGGGAGATGGATGGTGAGTGAGTTAGTGAGGCAGTGAGTCAGTGTATAGatatattgataaatatatttttttttaactttacgaaaatgaatttgaaatgagaaaaaaaaaatgtatattTTGGCATAGGAAAATTCGGTGTGCGAATACAGGGGTTGATGCCCGAATATGCAGGAATATAAAGGGGCTGCATttctttataatattattaacattttCATATTAGGTAGAAAAAGATGGCCTACCTATATAGgaatttaatttgaataGAGATGTGTGCTTGTGATAAGAATGAGTGTGCTTGAGTATGTTTGTAATAAAATGAGCGTTCTTTAgtatactaataataaagtaaGCGTACTTGAATATACTTGAACTAATtagtatttgaaataattaatatgtACGGTTTCCAgtgattttttcttcagcATCCAGATTtatcttgtttttttacAGAGGACATCACTCATCAATCTTGAGGATGTTTCTACCTTCTCTAACTAGTGGCAAGACtcgtaaaaaaaattttgatgtgaaaaatcaaaatttggaaatattaatatgaGGCAACTAAAACTttacaattacaaatttgTGGATGGAATCACACTGATACTTGGCAATAGATCATCAATGCACTATAATTAAAgtatattaatgaaaattgagttttctttaatatactTCAAGACTCTACATGCAAAAGTTAAAagtttttataatttttttgaataatatatttagtGAATGTGTTTGAAAAGATAACCGCCCATCTTGGAATTTAGGAAACACGGATTTCGGGGTACGGCTGGTGCACGGGTGTATCACGttttataatttagaaattttcCAACAAAGGCCATCTTGTATTAAGAGAGCGAGGCAAATCAATagataattatataaagagGACGAATGTTTGTTAGTGTTAAAGCAAAATTAAGTTTAGAAACGCAACTTCTTCGCCCCCCCCCCTCCCTCCCTCCTGTGGCGCAATGGCTAATCGAGTGTATGACCCTATTCATGATACTTTTCAAGAAAATCCGAATGGAAAGGCAACTGCAACTGCAACTGCAACTGCAACTGCAGTTGCAAGTACGACTGAAGATGTGAATGTGCAAAATAGTCCGTCTAGgtttagtaataatataagCACGAGTTCGACGGCGAGTACGAAATCGATCCGtcatttaaagaaaagagaTGGTGAGATGTTTACACGACATgatattcaattgaatttcatgaaagaattgttaaaagatgaaaaacGTGTGTTTAAAAACATGTACAAGGAGATCTTCACCAACATTGTGGCTCCGATCCCTGAATCACAGCAGCCCAAGGGCCAACCGATCAATGTTACTGAAAAGGGGTATGACGCCAGAATGTttgtatttaaagaataCTTGACGTTTTCCGAATTATATATCTTGACTTTAGCGTCATCCACAAAGGGTTCCAAAGTGTTGAGAGACAAGCTATTACAAGATCAATATAGTGCATTTACCACATGTGTTTTAGCATTGTTGGTAAATTTTGGTAAATTGAACACCACGGtgaattttttcttggaGATGACTTCACAAATGAGAACATTCCATTCTGTGCCTTGTTTGCAGATTGGTATCACTGATCCCAAATCATTGCAAGATACACCTCGGTTAAAATCAATGTTGAAAAACATACCGATTGGTAACGAACATATCTCACTACCTTATTTGTATGagaattataatatacCCGGGTTGAAACATCAAGTGATGAACCCAGcaaatttattactaaCAATCATCCATAGTTCTACATTGATTGATACACAATTGATCAAGCCACATTTACAAGGAGAAATTACCAATTTTGGGATATTCGATCTATTGGACAATGACAAGTATGATTGTCAGATGAGAGTGAATATGATTCTTTGGATCATCTATGTTCATTTGGAGACCTCGTTgaaagaagatgaaatcAAGAAAGCGGTTAAGATATTTAATGATGGTAAGGGCGCGTTTGAAATGACGTATGCCAAGTCAGAAGATGCCTTGagtaatgatgaaaaagatGTGGACACTGCAGAAGAATTGGAATATGGAGAACGACAATTCAGCAAAAGACGACAGTTTCTAAGGACTCGTGGTGAACAGAGTATATTGGGAGAATCGGAAATGCCTGTAGTGGCTGCTACTACTAGTACGAATGAACAAgacaccaccaccaccacgACAAATGCTAATGAGAGAGAAACTATGtcagaaaataatactCACAAGGTTTCAGTAgttggtggtggtggtggtggtgaCCTGGAAGGTATGGGAGATGATGCGAAGAATGTTGGCGCCACAAAAGAAGGCGTCGCAAAAGACGCGTCTGACAcaaaaagaacaaaagaaaaggaaaaagacAGTGCCAGTGCAACTGGCACTGGCACTGGCAATGGCACTGGCCACGACACAAAACAGACCCCAGGTGGCGACGACACAAAACAtagcaacagcaacaacgAGGACGGTAGCGGCGGCGGCTCAGAGTATGAAGGCAGCGTGCTGGCACGTGAAGATATAGAAGACACATTAACTCGCTGGGCAGAATATGATGCTCATAAACCTGTGGCTCGTGAAGGAAGTGGCACAGGCGCACCATGGACACAAGAAGAATGTCGAGCAGCTTTGGAACGGGCACGTGCGATTGCCCGTCGGAGACGACAAGCTAATGGCCTGTTGCACGTATATGCAGAATATGAAGATGCTCCTTTGGCTACGGGAGTCGGTGTGCGTGGACGTAAACGTAGACGGTACCGTGATCATGTCCTGGGCTTTGAGACTGATTTTCTACGAGTACTAGGTGTGGCAAAGAGAGTGTGGGCCAAGCATGTGGAACAAGAGGGAGGAGAGTATTTTGTGTTGTAAGGAGTGTCACGTGGCAGGCACGTGAGGTCTGTCGAGACACGCGCGGCCACGTGACGCCACGTGACGCTCGTCCGATAAACGCGTTGTCTGCGTGACGCCCTTTGCCGGTCGGCGCTCAGCCCTAGGGCTGCTGCCACGCAACCCCCCGAACCCTAACGCCGGCCGGTATTTTCTCGGTGATTCTCGCGGTGATATAGCCCAATTGGCTAATTTGATGACCCTTGATCCTCACGGTCTTGCCACCGTCGCCTCACGCTGTGCTGCCTGTTTCGCCGcgtttcttcttttttctttttcaattccGTCCGTCGGCTCCGGCTCGAGCCGTGATCGACACATCTCTTACCACAACAAACCACTACTTACGACAATTCACGATAACACCAAGCTAAGCTAAGCTAAGCTAAGCTAAGCTATGTTATGTTATGTTATGTTATGTTATGTTACGCTATGTTATACTATACTATACTATACTATACTATGCTATGCTATGATATGATATGCTATGCTATCATACACCATAATCTCTTATCCTATACTATTCTATCACCACTTGCTTACACGTCTGTTTTGCGCATCACTACTATTCTTACTATTCCCCAAGTAGTCCATGCAATCCATGCAATCCATGCAATCCATGCAGTCCATGTAATCCAAGTATTCCTAAGTGGTAAAACCATCCTAAATCCGTAGGCCGTATATAAACTACCTCTTTCTACTTTAGCCCTTGCATATTTTTGTTCTCGGATCTAATTTCgcctatatatatatatatcgattacttcttcttcttctttctttttttttggtgttgtaattttattttattctcctctcttttcttttgttaaCTCTTCTAGTTTCTTtgttaaaattatatttttcttttctc contains the following coding sequences:
- the TBLA0G03540 gene encoding uncharacterized protein (similar to Saccharomyces cerevisiae WWM1 (YFL010C); ancestral locus Anc_8.65), with protein sequence MTSEVPQVPYGWKAVYDDKYKRYFYVDLKTKASQWEAPRGTKWTREEAPPPSYTQTESQPQRMPQRTPQRMPQGIPQGMQQSAYQQPAYQQPMYQQPMYQQPMYQQPMYQQPMYQQPMYQQPVYQQPMYQQPAYQQPMYQQPMQGQMKSGKKSNGMMTGLLGAGAGLLAGSMLAHHEDREEVEAYEEGRFDGANYDGGDFDGGDFGGDDFGGDGW
- the IES1 gene encoding Ies1p (similar to Saccharomyces cerevisiae IES1 (YFL013C); ancestral locus Anc_8.64), whose translation is MANRVYDPIHDTFQENPNGKATATATATATAVASTTEDVNVQNSPSRFSNNISTSSTASTKSIRHLKKRDGEMFTRHDIQLNFMKELLKDEKRVFKNMYKEIFTNIVAPIPESQQPKGQPINVTEKGYDARMFVFKEYLTFSELYILTLASSTKGSKVLRDKLLQDQYSAFTTCVLALLVNFGKLNTTVNFFLEMTSQMRTFHSVPCLQIGITDPKSLQDTPRLKSMLKNIPIGNEHISLPYLYENYNIPGLKHQVMNPANLLLTIIHSSTLIDTQLIKPHLQGEITNFGIFDLLDNDKYDCQMRVNMILWIIYVHLETSLKEDEIKKAVKIFNDGKGAFEMTYAKSEDALSNDEKDVDTAEELEYGERQFSKRRQFLRTRGEQSILGESEMPVVAATTSTNEQDTTTTTTNANERETMSENNTHKVSVVGGGGGGDLEGMGDDAKNVGATKEGVAKDASDTKRTKEKEKDSASATGTGTGNGTGHDTKQTPGGDDTKHSNSNNEDGSGGGSEYEGSVLAREDIEDTLTRWAEYDAHKPVAREGSGTGAPWTQEECRAALERARAIARRRRQANGLLHVYAEYEDAPLATGVGVRGRKRRRYRDHVLGFETDFLRVLGVAKRVWAKHVEQEGGEYFVL